The following are encoded together in the Oceanobacillus zhaokaii genome:
- a CDS encoding ParB/RepB/Spo0J family partition protein encodes MAKGLGKGLNAFFPEIEKEENESIQEIAITECRPNPYQPRKTFHADAIEELKESILEHGIIQPIIVRKSIKGYEIVVGERRYRAAKEAGLRTVPAVVKEMTDERMMEIALLENLQREDLTPIEEAHAYANLMKELNLTQEELSKRLGKSRSHIANIVRLLSLPDQIVAYINNGELSMGHGRALLGLKDKGRLFPLVNKIRTEKLNVRQVEKLIVVLNENPVQKKEKVKKDVFLQERESILRDFLGTAVTIQRGKRKGKIEIEFYSDDDLERILEVLEK; translated from the coding sequence GTGGCGAAAGGGTTGGGTAAGGGACTCAATGCTTTTTTTCCTGAGATAGAGAAGGAAGAAAATGAATCAATTCAAGAAATTGCTATTACAGAATGCAGACCAAATCCATATCAACCAAGAAAAACTTTTCACGCAGATGCAATTGAAGAATTGAAAGAGTCTATTCTTGAACATGGAATCATTCAACCAATCATTGTTCGTAAAAGTATTAAAGGATACGAGATAGTGGTTGGGGAAAGACGTTATCGTGCAGCGAAGGAAGCTGGACTTAGAACTGTGCCTGCTGTTGTAAAAGAGATGACTGATGAGCGAATGATGGAGATTGCATTGTTGGAAAACTTACAGCGAGAAGATTTAACTCCAATTGAAGAAGCACATGCATATGCTAATCTTATGAAGGAATTGAATTTAACACAAGAAGAGTTATCGAAACGTTTAGGAAAAAGTCGCTCTCATATTGCAAATATCGTACGCTTGCTCTCGTTGCCAGACCAGATTGTTGCGTATATTAACAATGGCGAATTATCAATGGGACATGGACGTGCTTTATTAGGTCTTAAAGATAAGGGCAGATTATTTCCACTGGTGAATAAGATTCGTACTGAGAAACTAAATGTAAGACAGGTTGAAAAGCTAATTGTTGTTTTAAATGAAAATCCTGTACAAAAGAAAGAAAAGGTTAAAAAGGATGTATTTCTTCAAGAAAGAGAATCTATTTTAAGAGACTTTTTAGGGACAGCTGTTACAATACAACGTGGAAAACGCAAAGGGAAAATAGAAATTGAGTTTTACTCAGACGACGACCTCGAACGTATTTTGGAAGTCTTAGAGAAGTAG
- a CDS encoding ParA family protein has translation MGKIMSIANQKGGVGKTTSSVNISACLAHLGNKVLLVDTDPQGNATSGVGVNKADVSNCVYNVLVEDLPAEEVVISTELDNLDIIPATIQLAGAEIELVPIISREIRLKRALDSLKDSYDYIIIDCPPSLGLLTLNALTASDTVIIPVQCEYYALEGLSQLLNTIRLVQKHLNKTLMIEGVLLTMLDARTNLGIQVIEEVKKYFQDKVYKTIIPRNVRLGEAPSHGQPIITYDPKSKGAEVYLELAKEVMESGERVG, from the coding sequence ATGGGAAAAATAATGTCCATCGCTAATCAAAAAGGTGGCGTAGGGAAAACAACTTCATCCGTAAATATTAGTGCCTGTCTAGCGCATTTAGGGAATAAGGTACTATTAGTTGATACAGATCCACAAGGAAACGCAACGAGTGGTGTAGGTGTTAACAAGGCTGATGTAAGTAATTGTGTTTATAATGTACTTGTCGAAGATTTACCTGCTGAAGAAGTAGTCATTTCAACGGAATTGGATAATTTAGATATTATTCCTGCAACCATTCAACTAGCAGGTGCTGAAATTGAACTTGTGCCAATTATTTCAAGAGAAATCCGTCTGAAGAGAGCATTAGATAGTCTTAAAGATTCTTATGATTATATTATTATAGATTGTCCTCCATCACTGGGATTATTAACATTAAATGCATTAACAGCTTCTGATACAGTGATTATTCCAGTTCAATGTGAGTATTATGCTCTTGAAGGATTGAGTCAGCTACTCAATACCATTCGATTGGTACAAAAGCATTTAAATAAGACATTGATGATTGAAGGTGTCTTGCTAACAATGCTTGATGCAAGAACGAATTTGGGTATACAAGTAATTGAAGAGGTTAAGAAGTATTTCCAAGATAAAGTGTATAAAACGATTATTCCAAGAAATGTAAGACTTGGAGAGGCACCGAGTCATGGACAACCAATTATTACGTATGATCCAAAATCGAAAGGTGCAGAAGTCTATCTCGAATTAGCAAAGGAAGTGATGGAAAGTGGCGAAAGGGTTGGGTAA
- the noc gene encoding nucleoid occlusion protein, with product MVHPFNRIFGKGEKTPAEPEKVDYLPDEVIQLPVANIVPNRFQPRTIFNEDKIKELAQTIRTHGMIQPIVVRKMEQDKYEVIAGERRLRAVKSLELEHISAIIREMTDTETASVALIENLQREELTVIEEAYAYAELLQLHSITQEALAQRLGKNQSTIANKLRLLKLPEEVRNALLNKSITERHARALIKLKDPEKQLQVLQFIIDNELNVKQTEERIAKMEEIKENQKKKRPRRKGINKDIRIAMNTIRESLNMVSDTGLKVESDEEELDDYYQITIKIPKK from the coding sequence GTGGTGCATCCTTTTAATCGGATATTTGGAAAAGGAGAAAAAACTCCCGCAGAACCAGAAAAAGTCGACTATCTTCCGGATGAAGTCATTCAGCTTCCTGTAGCCAATATTGTACCTAATCGCTTTCAACCAAGAACAATATTTAATGAGGACAAAATTAAAGAATTAGCACAAACAATTCGAACCCATGGTATGATCCAACCTATTGTTGTAAGAAAAATGGAACAGGATAAATATGAGGTTATCGCGGGGGAACGAAGACTCCGTGCCGTTAAATCATTAGAACTAGAGCATATTTCTGCAATTATTCGGGAAATGACCGATACAGAAACAGCTTCTGTTGCTTTAATTGAAAATTTGCAGCGAGAAGAGTTGACGGTGATTGAAGAGGCGTATGCTTATGCAGAGCTTTTACAATTGCACTCGATAACCCAAGAGGCATTGGCGCAAAGACTTGGTAAGAATCAATCCACGATTGCAAATAAATTACGTTTATTAAAGTTACCTGAAGAAGTGCGAAATGCCTTATTAAATAAATCGATTACCGAGCGACATGCCAGGGCTCTAATAAAATTAAAGGATCCAGAGAAGCAATTACAGGTTCTGCAGTTTATCATTGATAATGAACTGAATGTAAAACAGACAGAAGAACGTATTGCAAAAATGGAAGAAATAAAAGAGAATCAAAAGAAAAAGCGTCCAAGACGAAAAGGGATAAATAAGGACATTCGAATTGCAATGAATACAATTCGTGAGTCTTTGAATATGGTTTCGGATACAGGATTAAAAGTCGAGTCTGATGAAGAAGAACTCGATGATTATTATCAAATTACGATTAAAATTCCTAAGAAATAA
- the rsmG gene encoding 16S rRNA (guanine(527)-N(7))-methyltransferase RsmG: MNPEQFVLALKEQGIELNAKQREQFATYYHTLVEWNEKINLTALTSEEDVYLKHFYDSISAAFYYDFTKEQSICDVGAGAGFPSIPLKICFPNLKVTIVDSLQKRIGFLNHLAAQLELTNVAFYHDRAETFGKNSDTRESFDIVTARAVARMSVLSELCLPLVKKDGVFIAMKGAQADEELENGMQAIEILGGEIDKTYTFTLPQEESERSIVIVNKRRKTPKKYPRKAGTPNKSPIE, translated from the coding sequence ATGAATCCAGAACAATTTGTATTGGCCTTAAAAGAACAAGGAATTGAATTAAATGCAAAGCAGCGTGAGCAATTTGCTACTTATTATCATACATTGGTGGAATGGAATGAGAAAATTAACCTCACCGCATTAACCTCAGAAGAAGATGTTTATTTAAAACATTTCTATGACTCGATTTCTGCTGCTTTTTACTATGATTTCACAAAAGAACAATCCATTTGTGATGTAGGAGCAGGTGCCGGATTTCCAAGTATTCCCTTAAAAATTTGCTTTCCTAATCTGAAAGTAACCATTGTGGATTCCTTACAGAAGCGGATTGGCTTTTTAAATCATTTAGCAGCACAGCTAGAATTAACAAATGTCGCTTTTTATCATGATCGAGCAGAAACTTTTGGTAAAAATAGTGATACTCGTGAATCATTTGATATTGTTACGGCAAGAGCAGTTGCAAGAATGTCTGTTTTAAGTGAACTGTGTTTACCATTAGTTAAAAAAGATGGTGTGTTCATTGCAATGAAAGGTGCGCAGGCAGACGAGGAATTAGAGAATGGCATGCAAGCAATCGAAATTCTAGGTGGAGAAATAGATAAAACCTATACATTTACATTGCCACAAGAAGAAAGTGAACGTTCTATTGTTATTGTCAACAAAAGAAGAAAAACACCGAAGAAATATCCTAGAAAAGCTGGGACACCGAATAAATCACCAATAGAATAA
- the mnmG gene encoding tRNA uridine-5-carboxymethylaminomethyl(34) synthesis enzyme MnmG has protein sequence MTTYNAGQYDVIVVGAGHAGVEAGVAAARMGAKTLMLTLNLDMIAFMPCNPSVGGPAKGIVVREVDALGGVMGKVIDKTYIQMRMLNTGKGPAVQALRAQADKTLYMKEMKNILENEENLTLRQGMVDSLIIEDGVCKGVVTETKASYFADAVIITTGTFMRGKVLMGNVEYESGPNNQRPSLKLSKNLEELGFELTRFKTGTPPRVISHSIDYSKTEIQPGDENPKSFSYETTEQILDQLPCWLTYTNEFTHQVINDNLNLSSMYSGVKRGTGARYCPSIEDKIVRFSDKPRHQIFLEPEGRDTEEVYVQGLSTSLPEYVQNEIIKTIPGLENAQIMRPGYAIEYDVVVPSQLWPTLETKKIPGLFTAGQLNGTSGYEEAAGQGIMAGINAAAKVLGKEPVILDRSQAYIGVLIDDLVTKGTNEPYRLLTSRAEYRLLLRHDNADLRLTEIGHELGLISEERYNKFIEKKQLVEEEKQRLREIMIKPNDLVNQVMEEANAALLKEAAKAYDLLKRPELSYDSIEKMIEENPNLTDEQKEQVAIQVKYEGYIKKANEQVARMLKMEDKKVPANIDYDDISGLATEAREKLKKIHPLSLGQASRISGVNPADISILLIYIEQGQIARVAN, from the coding sequence ATGACAACATATAATGCAGGACAATATGATGTAATCGTTGTTGGTGCAGGGCATGCAGGCGTTGAAGCTGGTGTCGCAGCAGCACGAATGGGCGCAAAAACGTTAATGTTAACATTAAACTTGGATATGATTGCTTTTATGCCATGTAATCCATCTGTTGGCGGACCTGCAAAAGGGATCGTTGTACGTGAAGTGGATGCACTTGGTGGTGTAATGGGCAAAGTAATTGATAAGACTTACATTCAAATGCGGATGTTAAATACAGGTAAAGGACCTGCCGTACAAGCTTTACGTGCACAGGCCGATAAAACCTTATATATGAAAGAAATGAAAAACATCCTTGAGAATGAGGAGAATTTAACCCTAAGACAAGGGATGGTAGATTCATTAATTATTGAAGATGGCGTATGTAAAGGTGTGGTTACAGAGACTAAAGCCTCGTATTTTGCAGATGCTGTCATTATTACGACAGGTACATTCATGCGCGGTAAAGTATTAATGGGAAATGTGGAATATGAAAGTGGACCGAATAACCAACGTCCATCACTTAAGCTATCTAAGAATTTAGAGGAACTTGGATTTGAACTTACACGTTTTAAAACGGGAACACCGCCACGTGTTATCAGCCATTCGATTGATTATTCGAAAACGGAAATTCAACCAGGTGATGAGAATCCAAAATCATTTTCCTATGAAACAACAGAGCAAATCCTTGATCAGCTACCATGCTGGTTGACGTATACTAATGAATTCACACATCAAGTTATCAATGATAACTTAAATTTATCATCGATGTATTCTGGAGTGAAACGCGGAACAGGTGCAAGATATTGCCCATCGATTGAAGATAAAATTGTTCGTTTCAGCGATAAGCCTCGTCACCAAATTTTCCTTGAACCAGAAGGAAGAGATACAGAAGAGGTTTATGTCCAAGGATTATCCACTTCTTTACCAGAGTATGTTCAAAATGAAATCATTAAAACAATTCCTGGATTAGAAAATGCACAAATCATGCGTCCAGGCTATGCAATAGAATATGATGTTGTTGTACCTTCGCAATTATGGCCGACACTGGAAACGAAGAAAATTCCAGGACTATTTACAGCAGGTCAATTAAATGGAACTTCTGGATATGAAGAAGCTGCTGGACAGGGTATTATGGCTGGAATCAATGCTGCTGCAAAAGTGCTTGGAAAAGAACCGGTCATTCTAGATCGTTCTCAAGCTTATATTGGCGTATTGATTGATGATTTAGTAACGAAGGGGACAAATGAGCCTTATCGTTTACTAACATCACGTGCCGAATATCGCTTATTGCTTCGTCATGATAATGCAGATCTGCGTTTAACAGAAATTGGTCATGAGCTTGGATTAATTTCAGAAGAACGATACAATAAATTTATTGAGAAGAAGCAATTGGTTGAAGAAGAAAAGCAACGTTTACGTGAAATCATGATTAAGCCAAATGATTTGGTTAATCAAGTCATGGAAGAGGCAAATGCTGCCCTTTTAAAAGAAGCGGCAAAGGCATATGATTTATTGAAACGTCCAGAGCTTAGTTATGATTCCATTGAAAAGATGATTGAGGAAAATCCAAACTTGACGGATGAGCAAAAAGAACAAGTTGCTATTCAAGTGAAGTATGAAGGATATATTAAGAAAGCAAATGAACAAGTAGCCCGTATGTTAAAAATGGAAGATAAGAAGGTTCCTGCAAATATTGATTATGATGATATTAGTGGTCTTGCAACTGAAGCAAGAGAGAAGCTCAAGAAGATTCATCCATTATCACTAGGGCAAGCGTCTAGAATTTCTGGCGTAAATCCTGCAGATATTTCCATCTTGCTTATTTATATTGAACAAGGACAGATTGCAAGGGTTGCGAATTAA
- the mnmE gene encoding tRNA uridine-5-carboxymethylaminomethyl(34) synthesis GTPase MnmE: METDTITAISTPIGEGAIAIVRLSGPEAVSITSKIFKGKNLQEVDSHTINYGKIINPETNEIADEVMVSVMRAPRTFTREDIIEINCHGGMTAVKRVLEMALSNGARLAEPGEFTKRAFLNGRIDLSQAEAVMDLIRAKTDKAMNVALKQMDGRLSGLIQRLRQELLETVAQVEVNIDYPEYDDVEEMSHEMMRTKTKEVHEEIEKLLSIAKQGKILREGLATAIIGRPNVGKSSLMNTLVQENKAIVTDVPGTTRDVIEEYVNVRGVPLKLVDTAGIRETEDIVEKIGVERSRQVLKESDLILFVLNYNDELVEEDEKLFAAIQGLDYIVIINKTDLAQKLDLDKVKQLAGTRPIVSTSLIEEEGVDALESAIADTFFEGELDTGDMTYVSNVRHIDLLKQASKALEDAMEGIEIGVPIDILQIDVTRTWELLGEIVGDTASDSLIDQLFSQFCLGK, from the coding sequence ATGGAGACAGATACAATTACTGCGATATCAACCCCGATTGGGGAGGGTGCAATTGCAATTGTTCGTTTGAGTGGACCAGAGGCTGTTTCGATCACTAGTAAAATTTTCAAAGGTAAAAATCTGCAAGAGGTTGATTCACATACGATTAATTATGGTAAGATTATTAATCCGGAAACAAATGAAATCGCGGATGAAGTAATGGTTTCTGTCATGCGTGCACCAAGAACATTTACCCGTGAAGATATAATAGAAATCAATTGCCATGGTGGAATGACCGCTGTTAAGCGTGTGTTAGAAATGGCATTGAGTAATGGTGCAAGGCTGGCAGAACCTGGTGAATTTACGAAACGGGCATTCTTAAATGGCCGAATCGATCTTTCACAAGCAGAAGCAGTAATGGACTTAATCCGAGCGAAGACAGATAAGGCAATGAATGTTGCTCTAAAACAAATGGATGGCAGACTTTCTGGATTAATTCAGCGGTTACGTCAGGAATTACTAGAAACTGTTGCCCAGGTTGAGGTAAACATTGATTATCCTGAATATGATGATGTTGAGGAAATGTCGCATGAAATGATGCGGACGAAGACAAAAGAGGTTCACGAGGAAATTGAGAAGCTGCTTAGTATAGCGAAGCAGGGGAAGATTTTGCGTGAAGGCTTAGCTACTGCAATTATTGGCAGACCCAATGTTGGAAAATCATCCTTAATGAACACACTTGTTCAGGAAAATAAAGCAATTGTAACGGATGTACCAGGAACAACAAGGGACGTTATAGAAGAATATGTCAATGTTCGAGGGGTTCCGCTAAAATTAGTTGATACTGCAGGAATTCGCGAAACAGAAGATATTGTTGAAAAAATTGGTGTCGAACGGTCAAGACAAGTATTGAAGGAATCAGATCTCATTCTTTTTGTTCTGAACTATAATGATGAACTAGTGGAAGAAGATGAGAAGCTGTTTGCCGCGATTCAAGGACTTGATTATATCGTTATTATTAATAAGACAGATTTAGCGCAAAAGCTAGATTTAGATAAAGTGAAACAGCTTGCAGGCACACGCCCAATCGTATCCACTTCTCTAATTGAAGAAGAGGGTGTAGATGCATTAGAAAGCGCAATTGCTGATACGTTTTTTGAAGGTGAGCTAGATACTGGTGACATGACCTATGTATCAAACGTTAGACATATTGATTTGTTAAAGCAAGCAAGTAAAGCGTTAGAGGATGCAATGGAAGGAATAGAAATAGGAGTACCTATTGATATCTTACAAATAGATGTAACACGGACATGGGAATTATTAGGTGAAATAGTTGGCGATACTGCTAGTGACAGTTTGATCGACCAGTTATTCTCGCAATTTTGTTTAGGGAAATAA
- a CDS encoding YozQ family protein, with the protein MAKKAKVEEVADKVFDRNKQEEQDEASKGLAETHKQVSDTLSDGTIDYEKKDE; encoded by the coding sequence ATGGCTAAAAAAGCGAAAGTAGAAGAGGTCGCTGATAAAGTATTTGATCGAAATAAGCAGGAAGAGCAAGATGAAGCATCAAAAGGATTAGCTGAAACCCATAAACAAGTTTCAGATACGTTGTCAGATGGAACAATTGATTATGAGAAAAAAGACGAATAA
- the jag gene encoding RNA-binding cell elongation regulator Jag/EloR: protein MKQITASGQTVEEAVQSALEQLNTTKDQVEIDIIDEGKKGLLGIFGAKRAIVKVSLTKDPIVEAEMYIKEVINNMNINVDVTTNVKGKHITFDLSGENIALLIGKRGQTLNALQYLVHLVLNKDKKAYYTVTLDAEGYRGRREETLETLALRMAEKALRLNKKVALEPMPSYERKIIHSKLQHHKSVSTYSDGVEPHRHIVIKP, encoded by the coding sequence GTGAAACAAATAACTGCTAGCGGCCAAACAGTTGAAGAAGCGGTCCAATCAGCACTAGAGCAGTTAAACACCACGAAGGATCAAGTAGAAATCGATATTATTGATGAAGGTAAAAAAGGATTACTCGGAATATTTGGTGCAAAGCGAGCCATTGTAAAAGTAAGCCTTACGAAAGATCCGATTGTTGAAGCAGAAATGTACATTAAAGAAGTAATAAATAACATGAATATAAATGTTGACGTAACAACGAATGTTAAAGGAAAGCATATTACCTTTGACTTAAGCGGGGAAAATATTGCTTTGCTTATTGGAAAACGTGGACAGACATTAAATGCACTTCAATATTTAGTCCATCTTGTTCTGAATAAAGATAAAAAAGCTTATTATACCGTTACATTAGATGCAGAAGGCTATCGAGGACGAAGAGAAGAAACACTAGAAACGCTAGCACTAAGAATGGCAGAAAAAGCACTTAGACTTAATAAAAAAGTTGCATTAGAGCCAATGCCGTCATATGAACGGAAAATTATTCATAGTAAGCTGCAGCATCATAAATCAGTTTCCACTTATTCGGATGGGGTAGAACCACATCGTCACATTGTTATAAAACCTTAG